TGCTGGCCGCTGCCAAAGATGCCCACGACAAGGTGAACAATGCGCAGCAGAAACTGGCCAGCAGCGTAACCGGCGGCATGAAAATTCCAGGATTATTCTAAAACATGAGCAATCTCGCGCCGCCTGTAGCGGCACTGATCGAAGAGTTTTCCAAACTGCCCGGTGTTGGTGTCAAGACCGCGCAGCGCCTCACCTTTTTCATCTTACGTAGTCCTACCGACCAGGCGCGCCGCCTGGCCGAAGCCATTATGCGCGTCAAAGAGAGCATTATCTACTGCTCGCGCTGCTTTAATATTACCGAAACCGATCCCTGTATCACGTGCAGCAATCCCAACCGCGACCAGGAAATCATCTGTGTGGTGGAAGAGCCGCTCGATGTGCTTGCCTTAGAGAAAACTGGCGTCTATAAGGGACTGTATCATGTGCTTCACGGGGCGCTCTCGCCTGTCGAGGGCATCGGGCCGAAAGATTTGCGCATTGACGAACTGCTGCAACGCGTGCGTGGAGGCACGGTGCGCGAGGTAATTCTGGCGACCAACCCCAATTTCGAGGGAGAATATACTGCCAATTACTTGCAGAAAGAGTTGAAGCCTTTCAACGTGCGGGTTACAGGGCTTGCACGTGGCCTACCGATTGGCGGCGACCTGGAATATGCCGATGAAGGCACGCTGAGCCGCGCGCTGGAGGGCAGGCGTGACATGTAGGCGGGCAAGGGATTCTTCGCTGCGCTCAGAATGACATGTGCCAGGACATGTGCCAGGACATGCCAGGACATGTCATTCTGAGCGCAGCGAAGAATCCCTCACCGGCTCATGGGAATCACCGGGGAAAAAACTCTTGACATACTCGCGCCTCTATGGTACTCTTGTTCTACTTTAGAGGAGTGGGTATGGAGAGAGCAGCCCATTTCCGCTTTTTCGACCCTGTTAGAGAATATCTTAAAGGGAACGAAAAAAACGAGTCGTATCATACCAGCACACGGATTCGTTATTTTTGTCATCGCATAGGCGACAGGGGCGTTCCCCTCCCATAAAGGGAACCAGCAAGATTATAAAAGGAGGAATGCAGGGCGATAAAGCGGGATGGCAACGAACCTGTCTAGAACTGTGCCGTCATTTACACCCTGTAAAAAAACAGGCATGCCAATGAGTAAAAAGGAGAAATCCATGGCCGACCGAGGCAGTACTGTCGTTTCTACTGCCACTACCGAGCGAGAAAAGGCTATAGAGCAAGCCTTGAGTCAGATCGAACGCCGCTTTGGTAAGGGCGCCATCATGAAGCTAGGCGAAGTATCAAAGATTCACGTTGAGGTCATTCCTACCGGGTCTATCGCGCTCGACCTCGCCCTCGGCGTCGGTGGTATCCCACGCGGGCGCATTACAGAAATTTATGGGCCTGAGTCATCCGGTAAGACAACGCTTTGCCAGCATATTATCGCCAACGCCCAGCGCGCCGGTGGATATGCTGCCTTTGTCGACGCGGAACACGCGCTTGATCGCACCTATGCCGCCCGTTGTGGCGTCGATACCAATAACCTGTTGATCTCGCAGCCCGATACCGGTGAGCAAGCATTGGAAATCGTGGATGCTCTTGTGCGTAGCAACGCGATTGACGTGGTCGTTATCGACTCTGTCGCGGCGCTTACTCCTCGTGCCGAGATCGAGGGTGAGATGGGCGATTCTCACGTTGGTTTGCAGGCCAGGTTGATGAGTCAGGCCATGCGCAAGCTCACCTCGGCTATTAGCAGCTCCAATACGGCCGTCGTTTTCACGAACCAGCTGCGTGAGAAGGTCGGAGTGATGTTCGGCAATCCTGAGACCACTTCCGGCGGTAAAGCCCTGAAATTTTACGCTTCGGTACGCCTCGATATTCGCCGTACCGATACCATCAAGCAGGGCCAGGATGTGATGGGAAGCCGCACCCGCGTGCGCGTCGTCAAAAACAAAGTCGCGCCCCCATTCCGCGTGGCCGAATTCGACATCATGTACAGCGAAGGTATTTCTCGCGAGGGTGGGCTGATTGACCTCGGCCTGGAGATGGGCCTTGTGAAGAAGAGTGGCGCGTGGTTCAATGTCGGTGACATCCGTCTCGGCCAGGGGCGAGAAAACGCGAAGGAATTCCTGCGCCAGAACAGTGATGTTGCCTCCGCCCTCGAAGAGCAGATTCGCGGCAACATGAATTCGTTCAGAGTGGGTGAAGTCGACGGGGAGGAAGAAGAGGAAGAAGAGACTCTGGAAGAAGTGTAAGCGTTGGCTTTGTATCCCCTTACACTCTAACCGATCTAAACGAACAGAACAGACACTGCCTGGCTCCCAGAAAGGAAAGCCAGGCAGTGTCTGTTAGCAGGCAAGAAACAACCAATCTATCGAGGCCAATGCTTCACGAACAAGGGAGGTGAAAATTTCTTTGCCTCTTTCTTTCCCTCCTTACTCAATGGGTGCTACACGGCGATCGATTGGCAGTCTGAAGATCCCATAGGGAGCTCTGGCGGCGAGGATGCTGGTCAGGCCAGCAAGCCAGGCAACCACCGCGCAAGCAATCGCTACCCAACCTCCGGCGTGTACAACACCGTAGCTGTTCGAAGCCAATTGTCCGATTGTGAGCAGGAGGTAGGAGACGAAGAGCAGTGCGACCGATGCGATTAATGCGGCATTTGACCGCAGTGTTCCGATGAGTACTATCCCTGAGAAAATCGTCCAGCACAGGAAGAACAGGCCAAGCGCAAAATGCATATCGCCGGTGCTGTTGAGAGCTGCCAGGATGCCAAAGTTCGGAATAAAGATCAGACCAATGGCGCCAAGGAAGCCGCCATAGGAGGTGAAGAGGGTCGCCATGAGCATGGAATTCTTGCGATATTCCCACATTCCGGCGAGCACCAGGATGACGCCCAGGATGAAGAGTACGACTCCCACTGCCGGGCGCATGCCCGCATTTTCATAGGGAATGATAAAGCCGGTATAAAAACAACCGACAATCGCTGTTGCGAATGCGAGTACGTTCAGGCCAAGCGGCGCAGGACTGGCAACATTGGTGACAATGGTGTCAACACGTGTCGTTGTTTCCTGCGTTACGGGTGTTGTAGATGTTGCAGGTGTTGTGTTGTAATCTTTCATCATAATTCCTTCCTTTCTTCGAAAGGGCATCGTTATCCGATGTAAGGGAGATGAATGTTTGTCCTTGCCTGCTTGCTGGATACGATGCCTGAGAACTTTTCGCGCTCCCTTGTCCGTGATCGTCTCGCTGCTACACGGAGCGGCAACGTTGACGCCCCGCGCAGAGGAGGGAACACTCCTGGCAACAACAAAGGTTATTGCCAGCAGCATCACTCTGGCATCTCCGCACTACATCTCCTCCTGAGCAATGCCTGTATTTCATGTGTTCCTGCTATATAGTATGAATCAGGAGGGTTAGACGCGAGTAAAAGTATGATGAAAAAGCTATTAAAAGCAGATTAGACAAGATTAGAAAGTTCTACCAGAAATAGAGCTTGCCGGAATAGCAAGCCATGAAAAAGTGGGCCGGGACATGTCATTCTGAGTGAGGCGAAGAATCCGTAGCGCGCACTTGATCGATCTGGCTCACCTGAGATTCTTCGCTTCACTCAGAATGACATCCGAGACGGTCTTTTTCATGACAACGGATGGCTCATTCTTCTGGTGGCGGTGGCAGTATCTGATCTAACTGGTCTTGTAGGAGGGAAGGTGGCAGATTTACGAGCGGCTGTTCCTGCTCTGAGAGCAGGGGTTGCAGCTTCTCGCTTTCGATCAGGGGGGGTTCTAATGCTTTTGCCGCCGGTTCGCGCTCTCGCCACCAGGTCGCGAGAGCCGCGGGATCGACTGCCCCCAGTTTTCCAGCTCTCGCGGCCTGCTCCATGGCCCAGTCTACGACCGCTTCATCGAGCGGAATCTCATACCCTGCTTTTTCGCTGAGTTTCCACTTGTGATCCATGATGGAGAAGTAGGCTTTCAAGGGGTCCTGTTCGCTTGTCAGGTGGTTGCGCAGCAGTAGAATGGCCGGCAGATGA
This genomic interval from Ktedonobacteraceae bacterium contains the following:
- the recR gene encoding recombination mediator RecR, with product MSNLAPPVAALIEEFSKLPGVGVKTAQRLTFFILRSPTDQARRLAEAIMRVKESIIYCSRCFNITETDPCITCSNPNRDQEIICVVEEPLDVLALEKTGVYKGLYHVLHGALSPVEGIGPKDLRIDELLQRVRGGTVREVILATNPNFEGEYTANYLQKELKPFNVRVTGLARGLPIGGDLEYADEGTLSRALEGRRDM
- the recA gene encoding recombinase RecA, whose translation is MADRGSTVVSTATTEREKAIEQALSQIERRFGKGAIMKLGEVSKIHVEVIPTGSIALDLALGVGGIPRGRITEIYGPESSGKTTLCQHIIANAQRAGGYAAFVDAEHALDRTYAARCGVDTNNLLISQPDTGEQALEIVDALVRSNAIDVVVIDSVAALTPRAEIEGEMGDSHVGLQARLMSQAMRKLTSAISSSNTAVVFTNQLREKVGVMFGNPETTSGGKALKFYASVRLDIRRTDTIKQGQDVMGSRTRVRVVKNKVAPPFRVAEFDIMYSEGISREGGLIDLGLEMGLVKKSGAWFNVGDIRLGQGRENAKEFLRQNSDVASALEEQIRGNMNSFRVGEVDGEEEEEEETLEEV
- a CDS encoding acetate uptake transporter; the encoded protein is MMKDYNTTPATSTTPVTQETTTRVDTIVTNVASPAPLGLNVLAFATAIVGCFYTGFIIPYENAGMRPAVGVVLFILGVILVLAGMWEYRKNSMLMATLFTSYGGFLGAIGLIFIPNFGILAALNSTGDMHFALGLFFLCWTIFSGIVLIGTLRSNAALIASVALLFVSYLLLTIGQLASNSYGVVHAGGWVAIACAVVAWLAGLTSILAARAPYGIFRLPIDRRVAPIE